The stretch of DNA ACCCGACCCGCGACAAGAGACACGTCCGTGCGCTCGAGGGCGGCGAGTACGCCGACATGTGGGTGTTTTGTGAGACCCAGCAGGGCGAACTCGTCGACGTCTCGAAGGAGATGCTGGGGAAGGCCCGGCGACTGATGGACCAGTTCGCCGAGGACTATGGGGACGAGGAGAACGTCGTCGCCTTCCTGATCGGCGACGACTGCGAGGGCCTCGCCGAGGAGTGTATCGCCTACGGCGCAGACGTCGCGGTCTACCACGACGACGAGCGACTCGAGCGATTCCTGCACAAGCCCTACACCGAAATCTCGACTCATATGGCTCGCGGCGAGGGATCAGTCGAGAGTACGGACTGGCGCAATTACGACGAGCCACGCTACATCCTCTTCCCGGCGACGAACAACGGACGGGACCTCTCGGCGAAGGTACAGGCCGAACTCGACTCCGGGCTCGCGTCGGACTGTTCTGACCTGTTCATCGAGGAGAACGAGGTCTCGAATCCCGTCAAGACCGGCGAACCCGGCGTCAAGAAGACCTTCGAGAAAGTCCTTCACATGAAACGGCCCGACTTCTCCGGGTTCGAGTACTCGACGATCCTCTGTCTCGACAATCCAGGACGCGATTTCCACCCGCAGGGTGCCTCGGTCATCCCAGGCAGCTTCGACCCGATCGAACCGGACCACGACCGCGATGGACTGGTCGTCGAACACGAGATGGACCTCGAGGAAGAGTGGTTCCGCGTCGAGATCACCGAGTACGACCAGCTCGAGGCCGGGATCGACCTTACGGGCCACGAGGTGATCGTCTGTCTCGGTCGCGGCATCGCGGACGACCCCACGGAGGGGATGGAACTCGGCCTCGACCTCGTCGATGCCTTCGAGGATGCCGAACTCGGCATCACACGGGGTATCGTCACTTCCTCCTACCAGTTCGAGGGCCACGTCGAGGAGTACTCGAAGGAGGAACGCCAGATCGGTGAAACCGGCCAGGTCGTCGCACCCGAACTCTACATCGCGGCAGGCGTCTCCGGCGCGGTCCAGCACAAGGT from Natronobacterium texcoconense encodes:
- a CDS encoding electron transfer flavoprotein subunit alpha/FixB family protein; protein product: MTIDPDEHTVDELEEELESIDDADTLQSVMEAEQAGRDRKTAREAIHRRLEAIGAVEGDSEKLEGDTETEGEYEETKETVGEQAEGEEVEEVDEEEDEEEEDDELSHPTRDKRHVRALEGGEYADMWVFCETQQGELVDVSKEMLGKARRLMDQFAEDYGDEENVVAFLIGDDCEGLAEECIAYGADVAVYHDDERLERFLHKPYTEISTHMARGEGSVESTDWRNYDEPRYILFPATNNGRDLSAKVQAELDSGLASDCSDLFIEENEVSNPVKTGEPGVKKTFEKVLHMKRPDFSGFEYSTILCLDNPGRDFHPQGASVIPGSFDPIEPDHDRDGLVVEHEMDLEEEWFRVEITEYDQLEAGIDLTGHEVIVCLGRGIADDPTEGMELGLDLVDAFEDAELGITRGIVTSSYQFEGHVEEYSKEERQIGETGQVVAPELYIAAGVSGAVQHKVGMDESDTIVSINTDPDARIRDFSDYFVEGDLFEVVPQLIEAIEAGETKLEAIADGSGGDESGGESQ